tgatgataaaaaaaagaattattagatTTTGAAAATGTGAATAATGATTTAAAAtctgaattattaaattattgtaatttattaaaagaagtaGATATGAATAATCTTTTGAAAGATCATGAATTAGgaaatgaagaagatatatttaataacttAACAAAATTGTTAGAGgaatataaagaagaaaatgataatgttctttatcataaaatgaaaaatgaagCATTGtgtttaaaaaatgtaaatgactggatgaaaaataaaacaggATTAGTATTACCACAATTAACATATGATTTAACAGATGAAAACAATGATTTTACAGAGGTcacacaaaataaaaattatacttCTGAAAATATTGTAGATAAATTATATTGTAATAATGAATATTGTAATAGATTAAAAGATCATAATAATTGTGTATCCAAAATAAATGTAGAAGATCAAAAGAATTGTGCCTTATCATGGGCTTTTGCATCTAAATATCATTTAGAAACTATTAAATGTATGAAAGGATACGAACCTGTAAATACATCTGCTTTATATGTTGCAAACTGtggtaaaaatgaaaataaagatgtATGCACTGAAGGATCGAATCCATTAGTATTCTTACAAACAGTTGAAGAAAAGGGATTCTTACCAACAGAATTAAATTATCCATATGATCAATCTAAAGTTGGAGATGTATGTCCAGAAGTACAAAATGACTGGGATAATGCATTTGAAAATGCTAAAGTATTAGATTATAACAATGAACCATTTTCTTTAGGCACCAAAGGATATACTGCATATGAAAGTGAACATTTTGAGGATAATATGGATTTATTTATAGATATGGTAAAGAGGGAAGTACAAAATAAAGGTTCAGTTATTGCTTATGTAAAAGCTGAAAATGTCTTAGGATATGAATTAAACGGAAAGAAGGTTCAAAATTTATGTGGTGATAAAACACCTGACCATGTAGTTAATATTGTTGGTTATggtaattatttaaatgatgaaGGTGAGAAAAAATCTTATTGGCTTGTAAGAAATAGCTGGGGTAAATATTGGGGAGATGATGGTTACTTTAAAGTTGATATGTATGGACCATCAAACTGTGAAAATAATTTCATCCACAGTGTAGTAGTATTTAATGTTGATTTACCTGTAAATGAAAACTTCGATAAAAAAGAgcatgatatatataattactacTTGAAGAATTCTCCAGAATTCTATCAAAACctttattataaaacatttaattCAAATAAAGAGGAAACATCTATGAATAACAATCTTATGTTTATGGTCAAGATACACCACCACCACAAAATCAACCATCAGTAAGTGGAGCACAACATCAGACAGAATCATCTGATAGTGGAAGACAACAGACAACATCATCAGGTACTGGAGCACAACCAACAGGATCATCATTAACTGAAACTCAAGGAGGATCGCAAGTAAGTGGAGTTGTACAAGGACCAAGATCATCCTCACAAGGAGTGCAACAAGTATCAGGGCCTTCATCAAAAGAAGGATCACCACCAGGAGCTGCAGAAACAAAAGGAACAGAAACTACAGTATCAACTGCAGAAGGATCATCAGGAGTATCAGCTCCTGCCAAGGAAGATACAACCGCAGAAAAGATCCAAATAATGCATGTATTGAAACATATAA
This window of the Plasmodium sp. gorilla clade G2 genome assembly, contig: PADLG01_00_63, whole genome shotgun sequence genome carries:
- a CDS encoding serine repeat antigen 4, putative — its product is MNNLLKDHELGNEEDIFNNLTKLLEEYKEENDNVLYHKMKNEALCLKNVNDWMKNKTGLVLPQLTYDLTDENNDFTEVTQNKNYTSENIVDKLYCNNEYCNRLKDHNNCVSKINVEDQKNCALSWAFASKYHLETIKCMKGYEPVNTSALYVANCGKNENKDVCTEGSNPLVFLQTVEEKGFLPTELNYPYDQSKVGDVCPEVQNDWDNAFENAKVLDYNNEPFSLGTKGYTAYESEHFEDNMDLFIDMVKREVQNKGSVIAYVKAENVLGYELNGKKVQNLCGDKTPDHVVNIVGYGNYLNDEGEKKSYWLVRNSWGKYWGDDGYFKVDMYGPSNCENNFIHSVVVFNVDLPVNENFDKKEHDIYNYYLKNSPEFYQNLYYKTFNSNKEETSMNNNLMFMTESSDSGRQQTTSSGTGAQPTGSSLTETQGGSQVSGVVQGPRSSSQGVQQVSGPSSKEGSPPGAAETKGTETTVSTAEGSSGVSAPAKEDTTAEKIQIMHVLKHIKNSTVKRGLVKYDHEFEVGDNSCSRTTSKNPDNYEECVNICKEKWYDCRGTPVPGYCLSAFDKKNECDFCYV